A region of the Culex quinquefasciatus strain JHB chromosome 1, VPISU_Cqui_1.0_pri_paternal, whole genome shotgun sequence genome:
TGGCGAGCTGAAGAACGACACGGCCTTCATCAGGAAAAACGAAAACCTGTCGGAGTGCATCGAGCGCATCCGGCAGAACCTGGCCGTGGCCCGGGAGGACTATAAAAACTACGAGAGCTTCACGCTGGAGGAAAAGGTCAAGTACGATCTGCATCTGTCGTACAGCATCAACTCGCTTTACTGGATGTATCACAAAATCATCGGGTTGGACCCGAACAAGGTGAGTGGCCGGGCTTGGTTTGTGTCTGTGCAATGTTAAATGACCCCTTTGGTGGGTGTCTTTGCTTGTTTCGTCGCAGCACGGCATCAAGGACGAGCTGGCACGCATAAAGGCCGCGATGCTGCGCGAGAAGGAGATCTACGACCACAAGTACAACCGGCCGCAGCTGGACCAGGGCGCGGCAAAGCGCTTCGTCCGGGCTGGGCTGTACGACCACAAGAACCGTGATAAGCCAGAGGCTAACGATCCGCCGCCGAACAAGAAGATCCGCTTCGAGAACTAGTGAACCGGGGAGCTGTGGCCAAAGGTGGAGGGTGGCGGCGGGGCCCCGGGTCACCGCCTCGCTCCCTTCGGGGGTACAAATTATTGTTATCGCTTCAGGTGGGATAGTTTTGTAagtttaccgatttttttttcttatattatATACAGCTGAACGCTCGATTGATATCTTCCCGTGAATCGTGGAACGCCGTTTCGCGGTAAACTGTTCCTCTAATCAAACAACCGGGGTTGCTTCGCAGAAAACAGAACGAATCTTAACAAAGATTAAGAATAAACCTATAATTTAGTCAATAAGTTTAAATAAATGCAGTGTTTGTTATCCGAAATTATCCCCTAGAACTTATAGCTTCCCAAAAATGTCCAACTTTaatcgtggagattttcccttgtccccttaaaaaatagtgttgggcggaatcaaacaatcatgctacaaaatttattttctcctCAAATTTCCCAACAACATCACCCGTCAACCCTCACTAGCCTCACTGTACAGCTCGACGGCAATCTCGCGGCACTTGCGCCGCAAGATCTTTCCCGACGGCGTCATCGGGAACGCCGTCACAAAAAATACCCCACCCCGCAGCCGCTTAAAGTCCACCATCGACCTCTCCACCTGCTGCTCGATCTCGTCCTCCGTAACGCCGGACTCGGGCGCCCGAATAACCAGCGCCACCGGCAGATCATGCCCGGGCACGGGAATCCCCGTCACGCAAACCGCCGCCACGCCCGGCATCTTCAGGATGACGGTTTCGATCTCGGTTGGCGATATCTGGTAGCCGCCGTACTTGATAATGTCCTTCTTGCGGTCCACGATGTAAAACAGGCCGTCCTCGTCGACGCGCGCAATGTCCCCCGTGTGCAGCCAGCCGCCCGCGTCCAGCATTTCGGCCGTTTCGTCCGGGTTGCCAAAGTACTCCTGCAGAGAATTTTAGTAAGGTTAgtgtttttgaatttgatttgaaatttcatgaagtttgacatgcAACACGATAGGGTTCCTGTTCAAATTCCGGAAGAGGCCCCCTTGTAATCAACGGTCATCGGTTACGGTTTTaccaaatgttcaaaatatcatAGCCTGAGTGGGGCTCATCTGTCCATTCGAGTTTCTTTTACACGTGATGCGACAACCAGTGACGTTAAAGTGTTGCATCAATGTCGTGCAACATGTGCTGTGTAAAAGCAACGAAGAGCcaataaaaatttcaaggagAAAACACTAACAAAAACTAGGATCAGACATAAAGATGAAAAACGTAAGAGAACTTAGTATGTAAAGAATGTGCCTAAAAAAGAAATCCTGCTCAAACCTTACTGTAGGGCGAGCTGTAGGGTCTTCGtctttcaaaataatgtaaataaatGCCTAATACAAATATAATGACCGGGTAATAAAGGGTACACCTCGGggtacactcaaagtaaaaagtatcctttttttcaagttcacccgtcgtcaccctttaaaaggggaatttgacatacccttttaaaagggtgacgccgggtgaactttaaaaaaggatagaaagtatcctttttgaggattgaaagtacccttttgagggatacttctgactttgagtgtaaTAATAACCCGAAACAGACTATTCCTTACTGAAGCGTGCACTTGGTTTTGACAGCGAATGAAAAGAGCCACGGTGTGCGCGTGTTTATGTTTATGCTGTGGAAAGTTGAGAGTGAACGTTTGGCGTGGAAGTTTGAGTGTGATTCAATTGTGCTGGAACCGGCCGGCGGAATCCGGAGttgtattgttaatttgatttatcaaaaatccaccaaagcatctaccacattgatcacacaaaaaactgtggtagaaaagtatccaccggtagatactaggtggatttttgacagttcgaattatttcaagaaaatccaccgcggttaaccaaatcaaattaacaatgcaactCGGTACAGGAACTCGACGGAAGCGGACATGTGGAGGATAATGATCGGCAGCGATGGTGCTGCGTCCGGAACGTCGTGTCTCAAGGAGTCCTGGTTACGACTCTACACTTACCATAAACACGAAACGTGCCCTGATGTGCAGTTCGCCTTCCTGACCAATCTCAACCAGGTTATCCTCATCATCCACAAGTTTCGCCTCCACACCATTAGTCAGCACCCCCACGGAACCATCTTTGTAGGCTACCTCACTCATCATTCCGGCCCCGCCCAGCTCCGACAGCCCGTAAACCACCACAAACTTCCCCCGCGAAAGATACATCTCAAACGACCGCTTCAAATCCGCCGACGTCGGCCCTCCTCCGCACAGAACCAGCCGCAAGCTGGAGAAATCCGCCATTCCGACGGTAGGTTCGTTCAAAATGGCCAACGCATGCGACGGCGGGAAAAAGATCACCGTGACACGGTACTGTTCGATTATATCGATCATCATTTCCGCACTGAATCGATCAGTCGTGATGACGCGAGTTGCTCCGGCGAGCGTTGCCGTCAGCAGCGTTCCTATCCCGGAAATCCAATAAAGAGAGCTCAGACAGAGGACCCGATCGGACTCGCGGCATTTCCAGACCGCAGCCATGTTGGCGATGCACAGTCCATGTGACAAGCAGACGCCCTTCGATTTCCCCGTAGTCCCGGATGAACAAAGCACGATCGCAAGCTGATTCGCCGGATCTTCGATCCTCGCCGGAACGTAGTGCTCCTCCGATCCGGTCTCAACCAGCAGATCGTCAACGCGAGCAAACCCGTTGATCCTAGGACCAAACACAATCAGTTGCGGCGAAATCTCACTCATCTCAAAAGCCGCCTCGACCTCCTCCACCAAATCCCCTTCGCACAACACCGCCACCGGCTTCGTCGTTCCAAACATGTGCGCAAAGTCCTCCCGGTGAAAGCTGGGATCCAACGTGTTCACCGGAACGCCGGCCATCAAACAGCCAAACACGACCGGAGCGATCTTCTCGCTGTTCCGCGCGACCAAGGTCACCAAATCCCCTGCCTCGATCCCCATCGAGCCCAGGTTCTGCGCCACCCGAACACTTCGCAGCAGAAGCTCCTGGTACGTTACACGAGCCCCCGTATCGGCACTTATCTGCGCTATCTTCCACGGAGCACGACCCAGCACCTGCCACAGCAGCTCCCCGACGCCCTGGTTCGGGTTGTAAACCGGTGGAGTCGAACGTCCACTCCAAAACCCGGTCTCTTCGTCCAGAAACGTGTACACGTTACGAGGGAACATTCCGATGACATCCACTTCCGTCCAAGCCGAACCAACGAATGAGTGGCCACCTTCGTCAGTCAACCCATTTTAAAAAGGATAAATCAATACCGTTTAAAATGCATGTAACACAATAATTATGGTGTAACAACTATACTATTCAAATCACAACGTTGTCAGTCGCATGGATAAAGAAAGGGATGAGCTTCAAAATTGGTGGCCACGAGCGCGCGGGACAAATTATACCCAAACCACCGCCGGAACAAGCGCCGGAATCGAAAGCCAGTTAATGTGCAAACTGGACGGCAGATGACAACCCGTTGCACAAATTCCCACCGCATTGCGTGCGGAAGTCTTCTAATCGATTGATAATAATATCGATTTCTAAACTTTTGACCGTGAAAAGGTTCATCCGGTTATGTTCCTGGGTTTTCCGGGGATCCTGAATTATGAATGAAATTAATAAGGTGGTGTGTTTTAaacttcttttcaatttttGGGTAAAATTGATGGAATCCGAAGCTATTTATAAATCTAAGTTCAACGCTCCGGATCTGAGTTTTAAAAGACACCTCTAACTGTTGCTTTTCTGAACTAACAGACGCAATCCCTATCACGCTTGGAAcagacttaaaaaataaataaaataattgttatgTAAGTACTGCGACCAAAACCTCggctgatttttaaaaactggaagctagttcaataaaaaaaaatttaatggattGTTCACGGTACAAAGgtgtatgaaatttaaaaaaaaatgtccacgtggtttatggacggtTCCTTCTTGAggggaaaatttaaaatttaatttgaatttaagagcCATGGttccaacatttgaatgaaaaagtgtttaaaaatgcattatacacctgtccagtagggtgacaaaaaaattaaaattttggaaaatcgtaGGAGCTTCCACCTGGCTCGATACTAAGgttaaaataagtaactgtgcaaattttgagccaaatcgggtAAGGGTTAAAGGCTAGGGGTTGGACCTCGGGTTGGACAGAACATATGTTTTTATTAATCGTTAATCTATTGACGgaggttttgatatttttatcaatAAACTGACGAATAGTTGAGCTAGCGTTCCCACCGTGTATTAGAAATCTCGGCACAATTTGACAGCTGATAAACAAAAACATGTACTTGTAATTgtaaacacgcgacttcccgaatGTTAAAGGTCACTTTTTATCGTTCAAGTTTATATCGACGCCGAGATCGACGCCAACATtacaaaaagcatcatgtacaaaccgtgcattttgagaaaaacgcatttgaatgttgagcatcatttttcaattcccattttattgtggatttagctcgtagctggattttctggcatcttctcacggtcattggaaacggtcgtggatagacttaggggttcccagttggagtgaaaaaattcaatttatagaaaaattatggattaaaatttagcttttttatcacttctccgacatcaggaataattgtttgaacatgcttgcaatttttttattcggccggaaaaatattatttttcttgaaaaaactttcattcttaatcacatgatcacccctaattctggctcgacgccgccatcatgcgaccgcgtgctccgtttgtttgccaacaaagctgcagctggatggtgagacgaagtgaggaagtaagagattttgacatttttatgcccgcatctgacccgccgcctatttcgtcggtcactgagtcgccggtcgtttcatgtgaccgagtccaggtaggaactgatcgtacaataatataaaagcaaaagaaggcgttttaatgataacaaacgatgaaaaacgttgcttttattgatacttgatcatccatattcaataaaacattgatttcgttattatttttaagcagaacaaacaaaacttcttttgaaatcccCAATGTCCCCAATCCCCTGTTGTCATTAGtatagggattatgggttgcaggattgaatatgtaataaactTGGCAATAAATGATTAAATGCAAGGGGTAGGGCAGTGAGTACCTGAGTGactcaatttctcaaagttACTCAATGTTACTCAAAGTTACTCATTTTTTCTTCTGAGATGTTGTTTTGCTGGTTACGAAATGTTTGAATGCCTGTTTTAAAAGTTGGCTGTTTACTGTGTttacaaaacataaaaagcTTAGGATGCAGAAGAGgtaaatcattttttgagaaaggtTCCGGAGATTATTACCCTTGCGGACAATCTCGGAATATCAATTCCGATGGTCGACTGAGAGGCAAATGGTATCTGATTGTCtgttgtcacttttcagtttgactttgaccaaccaacggggtacaaactaaataagtgtcaaacgaaagagtgaccaaccacctggggttgagtgtatttgtaCAGAGGGGATTCGTTAATTTGAATCCTCGCTTATTCAAACGTATTCGAATTAGAAAGCAGTCAGACGTCAAAACTGAATTCGCCGATTTCCGAGCACGTGGTTTCATGCTTTTGACAGTTGTCATTCGTTCCAATAAACGAATTTAGATTCGCTCATTCGAATGCACTTCTATCCGAATAACGAATCCGCTCTCTAAtcctgatgtttttttttttcaggggacCAATAAGACCGTTGCAATTATTATTCAAAGTTGAAATCGCACCCCTCTAACCCCTGATTCAAAGTGGTTTTGAAaaccccaaaaagcaaaaaattaaaattttgtttaaataaaaatctagatttgttctttttatttcctaaatttctgattttaaaCTTATTAGCTTTTTATGTATGATTTTaccaaagttttattttaattcatgatttttaatctttaTTAGTTGGGAtctcgacattttttttattttctgcgaATTCCACGATTTTCCGAATATTTCATTATCCGGGGATTgctatacactcaacccccggtggttggtcacttcttcgtttgacactttttagtttgtaccccgttggttggtcaaagtcaaactaaaaagtgacgaactgtcactttttacacggcgctcacgcacactatcaaaataaacgtttgatagtatgtgtgaactccgtgtagaaggggtgtcaaactaaaaagtgaccccgttcgtttgacaacagttggtgtcaaaccatcggggtttgagtgtacacaccaaattatttttactgaaattcagtaaagttttactgaattttcatttactgaaatttcagtaaacgattcatgttgtgtttttttgtattgtgaTCTTTAGCATCCAAGGtaagaaaaatgttaataacaAATGCCTCGATGCTAACCACTTTTTTTAGGTTCTGGacgattgatgaaataaatgtataaataacgGTACTGGAAACAATTTCAAtgacaagcaaaatcaaattttgattactgaaataccagcaacgattgctgaatctccagcaaatgatctgtcaaactgccagaagaaaattactgaattttcagcaaaataatttgacgtttctttagctgaaatttcagttgttttgacaaccgttttactgaaatttcagtaaatcatcTGCCAAATATAAATatcaattaaggggttacatgtgggttacatacatgtaaatcgtcaaaaatgtctgaggttggtatgagctcacatttaaactatttttttaatctttttgcagggcattaaaatatatatttcatctgttaacaaaataaatatgaagacgtTTGGATATACCTTTGCCGAGATATaactattttaagttagcagtttcaaaaaacgggtgccacgatatctcaacactgctttgaccaaatcggttcaaaattttggtgaagactcgtttaaacggtcctgtgtgcatgacgaaggccgattttcaaaaacttaattctaaaaaaagatgaaaatatttttatatttttcttataaaaaatcgccagtttttgatttttgtattttttaaaaaagcaaaattttaaaatcgggcttcgtcatgcacacggaaaatgtcttgagagtcttcaccccaagtttcagccaatttggtccatccaatctcgagatatcgtggcacccgtaaatcaactcggttgttgttgttaatttatttatttctggcagctttaaccttcttggtcattcggtCAGCAACTcgatgtttagagaaaaacgtttacaaagtttgacagttcactttgcgcatggcaaaattatgaacttaattcgtctcttactcagttcagtcacgaaatatcttcatgaaactttcaggagtgattgcaaataatctttttagtgaattaagtgaattttctgtaatatgaaattttatgattttctacatgtatgtaaccccttaactgaTAATTCAGAGGAAAATTCAGTTAAATAtaaattactgaatcgtttactgaaatttcagtagatgaaaattaagtaaaacttaactgaatttcagtaaaaataatttgttgtGTAGAGACTTGGGATAatcttatcatttttttttgccggggccggtgATGTAGTgctaagcgtggttgcctctcgaCCCAGTTTggttgggttcgatcccagttggccctggtggcatttttcgagacgagctTTGTCTAATGACGCCTTCCGTCAGATGGGGAGGtcaatgttggccccggtctaacctagaggttaggtcgttagctcaatccaggtgtaggattcGTCTCTTTGGGGAAAAACCGGATCGGCAGttagactcacaatccaaaggtcgtcagttcgaatcccgggggaTGGGAGTGTAGgttcttaactttttttttgaattcctcACCGTTACAAGCCTGCGGACATCAATTTtctagtaggaatctcgcagtaATGCTGttgagcgaacaatttgatttgatttttgaataaaaatacctTTTATTTCTTTTGGTAGTAAAGTTCAAGTCCATCGACCCTACATTCTTTCGACCTGTTGGATATATGTACATGAAAATCAAATGTTACTGCGTGTTAAGCTAAGAGCAaaattgtccgttcgacgcagtggtgaacgcagaacgctgtgccagttcgatttttccatcaactgtcagtcgaacaatctggaggggttgctttgttcaatggtcgatgactggcaggctatgatgacaggcaaaaaattttgcgtttgcgttcaggcctgacggacaatcttgttcttacctttactGTTTGCCAccacccagttaactcaatccgaattctgaaacggaatctatttagaatcgtatacaaattccgtttcaaaccaAAGGGCAATTCACTTCTGATATTGCGCCAATATGAAGCCAATATTCCAATATTGGAGTCGATACGGTATGCAGCCAAGGAATACTGCGCGAGTATTATGCGCGTATAATATTCACGCTGATGTTTGGGTAGATATGACCTCAAATACGACGAATATGGGGTCTACATCGTCAATACGGTATGCAGACAATAAGAATAGTATGTGCGTATGATACGCGTATGCAGTATACTCGAAGTGATTAACCCCTAGTTTCAAACgaaacaaccggttccgtgttcgaaccggttgttgcgtttgaaacggaatttgtgtacgattctagttagattccgtttcagaattcggattgatttgactgggcaatTTTGCcgcatccattttttttaagttttgtcaagatttttgtttctttttagtttctgttttaaatttttaaatgaagtttgctgaaatcattaaataaaataaacatctTATTGctcttgataaaaataaaatttaaataaataaacctctttaaaataaatatttagaaTCATCGaatcctatttttttttgccgtttttgttttaaaaaaatgattacgaTTTTTCGGTGCATGCTCTTTTCTCAGTGCATCCGTCAAGTGACAGCAACACAAAGCCTCGGCCGTCCATCAGCAGCCATTTGTCATCATTCGAAAATCGcaggaattttatttttcttcgctCGCGGATTTGTTGTGAAAATTGCCGAAAAAGATCCGATTCTCCGAGCTGTGTTTGTCGCTTCAGCCTTATTCCGGTTGATCGTTGCTGTTGAAGGTGAGGATTTGCGGTAGATTTGTTCGGATTTAAGTTAATTATGAAAAATCTCAACATTTTCGGCTCTGTTTCCGCGGTTGTGTTTTGTGCGTAGAACAAGTTTCTGCGTTTTGTGGATTTCCCTCTTCGCATTCCGTTCCGTTCCGTCCGTCCTTCAAAGAGGAACGTCAGTGAATTATTGCTCCGCAGTCCGCCGAAGCGCAGAATGTAATCAAATTTTGCTTCGCAGCGGATTAGTCATCGTCTTTTTCTAGCAATTgtcaaatttggagatttttttttccttgcgcTGGAGCAGGATCTTTGGCCACTCAAAAAGCAAGTGTTTTCTCCGTTCCAGCCGCACCTCTCTAGGCCTGTCGCTCGAAATGGCCGCCGGATCGACGCTGCAGAAGGCAATCGATATTGTCACGAAGGCCACCGAGGAGGATCGCAACAAGAACTACGAGGAAGCGCTACGGTTGTACGAGCACGGAGTGGAATACTTTCTGCATGCCATCAAATGTAAGTTGGCCTTGGGTGGGGGTCGGCGAACCGTTTAACCTTTCGATTTCACTTCTCGTTTACGCAGATGAAGCCCAGGGTGACAAAGCAAAGGACTCGAT
Encoded here:
- the LOC6053773 gene encoding nuclear nucleic acid-binding protein C1D, with translation MEVVEHEDFDYGELKNDTAFIRKNENLSECIERIRQNLAVAREDYKNYESFTLEEKVKYDLHLSYSINSLYWMYHKIIGLDPNKHGIKDELARIKAAMLREKEIYDHKYNRPQLDQGAAKRFVRAGLYDHKNRDKPEANDPPPNKKIRFEN
- the LOC6053772 gene encoding 4-coumarate--CoA ligase-like 5, with product MFPRNVYTFLDEETGFWSGRSTPPVYNPNQGVGELLWQVLGRAPWKIAQISADTGARVTYQELLLRSVRVAQNLGSMGIEAGDLVTLVARNSEKIAPVVFGCLMAGVPVNTLDPSFHREDFAHMFGTTKPVAVLCEGDLVEEVEAAFEMSEISPQLIVFGPRINGFARVDDLLVETGSEEHYVPARIEDPANQLAIVLCSSGTTGKSKGVCLSHGLCIANMAAVWKCRESDRVLCLSSLYWISGIGTLLTATLAGATRVITTDRFSAEMMIDIIEQYRVTVIFFPPSHALAILNEPTVGMADFSSLRLVLCGGGPTSADLKRSFEMYLSRGKFVVVYGLSELGGAGMMSEVAYKDGSVGVLTNGVEAKLVDDEDNLVEIGQEGELHIRARFVFMEYFGNPDETAEMLDAGGWLHTGDIARVDEDGLFYIVDRKKDIIKYGGYQISPTEIETVILKMPGVAAVCVTGIPVPGHDLPVALVIRAPESGVTEDEIEQQVERSMVDFKRLRGGVFFVTAFPMTPSGKILRRKCREIAVELYSEASEG